From one Gimesia sp. genomic stretch:
- a CDS encoding response regulator transcription factor, protein MSSRILIVEDEEKIADFLVRGLAEEGYAVDHAEDGRVGWLLLNNETWDLVILDWWLPVEDGIQLLRRFRQKNRTTPVLFLTARDAVTERVTGLDAGADDYLTKPFAFEELLARVRALLRRPGQSSSVVIEFEDIRADLETQRVTRAGQPLELTTKEFSLLLFFLRNPGKVLSRTRIYDTVWDDAYDGLSNTLEVHIKELRHKLEACGPRVIQTLRGRGYILEAASVEEGLR, encoded by the coding sequence ATGAGCAGCCGGATTTTGATAGTGGAAGACGAAGAAAAGATTGCCGATTTCCTGGTGCGGGGACTGGCCGAAGAGGGATATGCGGTTGATCATGCGGAAGATGGACGTGTGGGCTGGCTGCTGTTGAATAATGAGACCTGGGACCTGGTGATTCTCGACTGGTGGCTGCCGGTGGAAGACGGGATTCAACTGCTGCGTCGCTTTCGTCAGAAAAATCGCACGACGCCGGTGCTCTTCCTGACGGCCCGAGACGCGGTGACCGAACGGGTCACGGGGCTGGATGCGGGAGCCGACGATTATCTCACCAAACCCTTTGCGTTCGAGGAACTGCTGGCGCGGGTCCGGGCGTTGTTACGACGTCCGGGGCAGTCCAGCTCGGTGGTGATTGAGTTCGAAGATATCCGGGCCGACCTGGAGACACAAAGAGTCACGCGGGCCGGTCAGCCGCTGGAGCTCACGACTAAAGAGTTTTCACTGCTGCTGTTCTTTCTGAGGAACCCGGGCAAGGTACTCTCGCGGACACGGATCTACGATACCGTCTGGGACGATGCTTACGACGGGCTGTCAAATACGCTGGAGGTGCATATCAAGGAACTCAGGCACAAGCTTGAAGCCTGCGGCCCCCGTGTGATCCAGACCTTGCGGGGGCGGGGTTACATTCTGGAAGCAGCTTCCGTTGAGGAGGGACTGCGATGA